One Vigna unguiculata cultivar IT97K-499-35 chromosome 11, ASM411807v1, whole genome shotgun sequence DNA window includes the following coding sequences:
- the LOC114169402 gene encoding uncharacterized protein LOC114169402: MDERPYNDLCCFFSMARKGKKVGKKQDFDEEDRVRLINFVDTKHIVEINNVLTDGHRRRIGVTPFKWCLDLQRSVDICSPLLVELLRRWDDGEQSFHIWKHLVPLSVVDVCFSLGLGVVGEEVQFDAYACGLVGSVFCGQTICIKGITNMIRSVIGTEHDDVDTVCRLYILLCFAVLYFPRNSKVICNMPFGILDDIDSLVKFNWGSAVHSFLVNSLSRAYGVHSQKKNDHNITLAGSVVVLQIWAFERLGLGADDRDIVFPRILRWPSLKLRTSSIERLFIEPNLIFDWALTEEDQSNELVRVALNLTGVSEGGQEPGVSNTGDVWLKKIHSNEIEIMEIKKRLKILEDEVFSRNESQPVEKDNVCDDKGQTSDCNTEINADVSDHEVGEDVGAEVGEDFGEVHEHEGHANEGNTAVDISDDSGVENEAEVGGDGNGKSPTLHDVADNIDKDNPVHDVHCGELLAIVPWVAPSLGNCGIGGRVDVVKLYRTVTRVDCPYRIVAVINGQILSTHDCMGFRPMGYVCNMAVMFGCNLLMHNERKLHQHVRRIVIHPMYTTSVVHDSNQRIAKRRVWKLSDYNMFFSSNLVSMTEILTAEFLFAPIVHDDHWWCYAVKLDTMEFVVLDSLGHNRKKRTRIDNSVARNMETFLSLLLNCKEDNKPSFEIRHALTPIQPNLHDCGVIVLKFIELWDGTPKFNGNCMPEYTTEDLQQIRQNLICEWILHDDNQNREEVLVYYDLYLRQ, from the exons ATGGATGAAAGGCCATATAATGATCTGT GTTGTTTTTTCAGCATGGCTCGAAAGGGGAAAAAGGTTGGGAAAAAACAAGACTTCGACGAAGAAGACAGG GTCCGGCTGATAAATTTTGTGGACACAAAGCACATTGTGGAGATAAACAATGTGTTGACTGATGGACACCGGAGACGTATTGGAGTCACCCCTTTCAAATGGTGTCTGGATTTACAGAGGTCTGTAGATATCTGCAGTCCTCTATTAGTTGAGCTACTTAGGCGATGGGATGACGGTGAACAATCGTTTCACATATGGAAGCATCTTGTACCTTTATCTGTTGTTGATGTATGTTTTAGTCTGGGATTaggtgttgttggtgaagaagtaCAATTTGATGCATATGCATGTGGTTTAGTTGGTTCAGTCTTTTGTGGTCAAACAATTTGTATTAAAGGTATAACAAACATGATTAGGAGTGTAATAGGAACCGAGCATGATGATGTAGATACTGTTTGTCGTCTGTATATATTGTTGTGCTTTGCCGTCTTGTATTTTCCTAGGAATTCAAAAGTTATTTGCAATATGCCTTTTGGAATATTAGATGATATTGATAGTTTGGTTAAGTTCAATTGGGGGAGTGCAGTGCACAGTTTTTTGGTTAACTCATTAAGTCGTGCTTATGGGGTTCATAGCCAGAAAAAAAATGACCACAACATCACGTTGGCAGGGTCAGTTGTGGTTTTGCAG ATTTGGGCTTTTGAGAGGTTAGGATTGGGAGCAGATGATAGGGACATAGTGTTCCCCAGAATTTTACGATGGCCAAGTTTGAAGTTGAGGACTTCAAGCATCGAGAGGCTATTCATTGAACCGAat TTGATTTTCGATTGGGCTTTGACCGAGGAAGATCAAAGTAATGAACTTGTTAGGGTGGCTTTAAATCTTACAGGCGTTAGTGAAGGTGGTCAAGAACCTGGGGTTTCCAATACGGGTgatgtttggttaaaaaaaattcacagcAATGAGATTGAAATAATGGAGATAAAGAAAAGATTGAAGATTTTGGAGGATGAGGTCTTTAGTAGGAATGAAAGTCAGCCCGTTGAAAAGGATAATGTTTGTGATGATAAGGGCCAAACTTCGGATTGCAATACCGAAATAAATGCAGACGTAAGCGATCATGAAGTGGGTGAAGATGTGGGTGCAGAGGTGGGTGAAGATTTTGGTGAAGTTCATGAACATGAAGGTCATGCAAATGAAGGTAACACGGCGGTGGATATTTCTGATGACAGTGGAGTTGAGAATGAAGCCGAAGTTGGTGGGGATGGAAATGGAAAGTCACCAACTTTGCATGACGTGGCTGATAATATTGATAAAGACAACCCAGTTCATGATGTGCATTGTGGTGAATTGTTGGCAATTGTACCATGGGTTGCGCCCAGTCTAGGAAACTGCGGTATCGGAGGGCGTGTTGATGTGGTTAAGCTCTACCGGACGGTTACTCGGGTAGATTGTCCTTATAG GATTGTTGCGGTGATAAATGGTCAAATATTGTCCACACATGATTGTATGGGTTTTCGACCAATGGGTTATGTTTGCAATAtg GCAGTTATGTTTGGATGTAACCTCTTGATGCATAATGAAAGGAAGTTGCATCAACATGTGCGAAGGATTGTTATACATCCAATGTATACG ACATCGGTTGTTCACGATAGTAATCAGAGAATCGCAAAGAGACGTGTTTGGAAGTTAAGCGATTACAACATGTTCTTTTCTTCCAATTTGGTTAGCATGACAGAAATCTTAACCGCTGAATTT TTGTTTGCTCCAATTGTACACGATGACCATTGGTGGTGTTATGCCGTCAAATTGGACACAATGGAATTCGTTGTGCTTGATTCTCTAGGACACAATCGAAAGAAACGAACGAGGATCGACAATAGTGTG GCCCGTAACATGGAAACGTTTCTTTCGTTATTGTTAAATTGTAAGGAGGACAACAAGCCATCGTTTGAAATCCGACATGCTTTGACCCCCATTCAACCAAACCT GCATGATTGTGGAGTGAtcgttttaaaatttattgagctCTGGGATGGTACTCCCAAATTCAATGGGAATTGCATGCCAGAATACACCACT GAGGACCTTCAACAAATACGGCAAAATTTGATTTGTGAATGGATTCTACATGATGATAACCAGAACAGAGAAGAAGTACTTGTGTACTATGATCTTTACCTTAGACAGTAG